Proteins from a single region of Pseudodesulfovibrio portus:
- a CDS encoding ATP-binding protein, which yields MNDFTYENMGICYFNGELGPFNVGVVGTGPALKVLINITYNEAFREFLPGMVLTAISNATPEDVSGKYDTSCPVYPTHEEMLAAHPEINLVVEITGNRAICAALRRTLPESVALLDHREVIFLCGLHDMAVVKGNYMNHMDNQRTLIQSIIDEIREDIFLLDKSGTVVDLNRTVWQRANRSRKELLGKPCWHAARLMDGSSFCQSLDPSCPFYKTLQSGRKEESLVTRINASGLLQYYRLYAYPIFDMRGNMTHIMVMHRDITERTHREKYQQHRDKFTIIGEMSTYLAHEIRNPLSAVGGFANSLLRSPSLGEKEKEKAQIIVDETRRLDRLLTDMLDFARPARVPGGTVDILAVCTDVVELMDIGYGGRGYRMDIRAETPIPAVLGDPDAFKQCLVNLIRNSFEAMPDGGTVTLDLSLVEDEVVLKVTDQGVGMTEQEQDKAFSPFYTTKDGGSGLGLAMIKKLIEEYDGTVELASRPGEGTTVSLHLQPVLDIDEQQPQAGCGA from the coding sequence ATGAACGATTTCACATACGAAAACATGGGCATCTGCTACTTCAACGGCGAACTGGGCCCGTTCAACGTGGGCGTGGTCGGCACCGGCCCGGCCCTCAAGGTCCTGATCAACATCACCTACAACGAGGCGTTCCGGGAATTCCTGCCGGGCATGGTCCTGACGGCCATCTCCAACGCGACCCCGGAAGACGTGTCCGGCAAATACGACACCTCCTGCCCGGTCTACCCGACCCATGAGGAAATGCTGGCCGCCCACCCCGAGATCAACCTGGTGGTGGAGATCACGGGCAACCGCGCCATTTGCGCCGCGCTCCGGCGGACCCTCCCGGAATCCGTGGCCCTTCTGGACCATCGGGAGGTGATCTTCCTGTGCGGCCTGCACGACATGGCCGTGGTCAAGGGCAACTACATGAATCACATGGACAACCAGCGAACCCTGATCCAATCCATCATCGACGAGATCAGGGAGGACATCTTTCTCCTGGACAAGTCCGGTACCGTGGTGGACCTGAACCGCACCGTCTGGCAGCGGGCGAACCGGTCCCGCAAGGAACTGCTGGGCAAGCCGTGCTGGCACGCGGCGCGCCTGATGGACGGCTCGTCCTTCTGCCAGTCCCTCGACCCGTCCTGCCCCTTCTACAAGACCCTCCAGAGCGGCAGGAAGGAGGAATCCCTGGTCACCCGGATCAACGCCAGCGGGCTGCTGCAGTACTACCGGCTCTATGCGTACCCGATCTTCGACATGCGCGGGAACATGACCCACATCATGGTCATGCACCGGGACATCACCGAACGAACCCACCGGGAGAAGTACCAGCAGCACCGCGACAAGTTCACCATCATCGGCGAGATGTCCACCTACCTGGCCCACGAAATCCGCAACCCCCTGTCCGCAGTGGGCGGTTTCGCCAACTCCCTTTTGCGCTCCCCGTCCCTCGGGGAAAAGGAAAAGGAGAAGGCGCAGATCATCGTGGACGAGACCCGGCGGCTGGACCGGCTGCTGACCGACATGCTCGATTTCGCCCGTCCGGCCCGCGTGCCCGGAGGGACCGTGGACATCCTGGCCGTGTGCACCGACGTGGTGGAGCTCATGGACATAGGCTACGGCGGGCGGGGGTATCGCATGGACATCAGGGCCGAGACGCCCATCCCGGCCGTGCTGGGCGACCCGGACGCCTTCAAGCAGTGCCTGGTCAACCTGATCCGGAACAGCTTCGAGGCCATGCCGGACGGCGGCACCGTCACCCTGGACCTGTCCCTGGTCGAGGACGAAGTGGTCCTCAAGGTCACGGACCAGGGCGTGGGCATGACCGAACAGGAGCAGGACAAGGCCTTCAGCCCGTTCTACACCACCAAGGACGGCGGCAGCGGTCTCGGCCTGGCCATGATCAAGAAGCTCATAGAAGAATATGACGGCACCGTGGAGCTCGCCAGCCGACCCGGTGAAGGCACCACCGTCTCCCTCCACCTGCAACCCGTCCTGGACATAGACGAACAACAGCCCCAAGCCGGATGCGGTGCGTAA
- a CDS encoding sigma-54-dependent transcriptional regulator, giving the protein MSRIHVLVVDDEPDFLKLIKRRLTKRNLDVDTAASGEEALEFLRSGNVDVVILDVRMPGLDGIETLKEIRKRFRETSVIMLTGHGSMQSGIEGISHGAYDYILKPFSIDDLLERIRAAFEHAQLRRKEGDKA; this is encoded by the coding sequence ATGTCCAGAATACACGTACTCGTCGTTGACGACGAACCCGATTTCCTGAAGCTCATCAAGCGCCGCCTGACCAAACGCAACCTGGACGTGGACACTGCGGCGTCGGGCGAGGAAGCCCTGGAATTCCTGCGAAGCGGCAACGTGGACGTGGTCATACTCGACGTCCGCATGCCCGGGCTCGACGGCATCGAGACCCTGAAGGAAATACGCAAGCGGTTCCGGGAGACCTCGGTCATCATGCTCACCGGCCACGGCTCCATGCAGTCGGGCATCGAGGGCATCAGCCACGGGGCCTACGACTACATCCTCAAGCCCTTCTCCATCGACGACCTGCTCGAACGCATCAGGGCGGCCTTCGAGCACGCCCAGCTCCGCAGGAAGGAAGGGGACAAGGCATGA
- a CDS encoding PAS domain-containing hybrid sensor histidine kinase/response regulator: protein MKRESQDNSISGGSRVAFLERELQKSESKWHSIIEYVPLIGISLDPEGNIVFANQYFLDLTGWGFEEISGRSWFDLFLTDDDREGVREVFLATMRRNDVGPHSRHQNKIVTRDGNVRDVSWFNVLTLNEEGHALNVTSLGIDLTAQEEAEAALHTSEERLSLALEAARDAVWEWNPVTHEVFFSPQWFIMLGYEPDEKPPGYETWRELVHKGDIEETESLLREALEKRGSFKYEFRMLTKAGEWRWILARAKVVSSDSDGTVRMVGTHTDIHERKLAELGLKEAKDAAEAAISALRLNMAHLRTLVETIPDLVWLKDVNGVFLSCNQRFERLYGAPEAEIVGKTDYDFVDRELADSFRRHDRAAMAAGKPTVNEETVKYKDDGHIEELETIKTPMLDDRGALIGVLGVARDITRRNRIADQLKESELRFKALHNASFGGIAIHDKGLILDCNQGLADISGFSMEELIGMDGLQLIGESAREKVMGNILAGYEKPYEAVGVRKNGEEYPLRLEGRNIPYKGRMVRTVEFRDISQRKKAEKELRDSELRHRVIFENSPLGMVRFSVDGRILDCNSLFVELMGSTREELIGFHTLKRSNRKMREALGKALHGEPSSYEDYYTSVSGNKETYLHVQFNPVNLGRPPTEVIATLEDFSERKETRDGLQRAKEEAEAFSRSKTEFLTNMSHEIRTPLNGILGMLQLLQNSDLDMEQAGYVVDAIQSSKRLTRLLTDILDLSRVEAGKLMVQDIPFNLKESCRQVCDLYRLTADQSGVALRCEIDPAIPDFLAGDPLRVQQVMTNLIGNAFKFTPEGHIALSASVLPSSTPEVYRILFTVSDTGKGIPDDKLGTLFDTFTQVVGEGYTRQHQGAGLGLAICKQLIQLMGGGISVESEVGRGTAVYVVLPFVISKAPEQPRPAVAANRVCCACGKFRVLLAEDERVNSLVTRRLLEKAGHDVCVVENGEQAIAAVREGCFDVILMDIQMPVMDGVTATKAIRSGAAGEAAKDIPIAAVTAFAMVGDREKFLEAGMDGYVVKPIELEKLQQFLDSIRR from the coding sequence GTGAAGCGAGAGTCCCAAGACAATTCTATTTCCGGCGGCAGCCGGGTCGCTTTCCTGGAAAGGGAGCTGCAGAAGTCGGAATCGAAATGGCACAGCATCATTGAGTATGTGCCCCTGATCGGGATCAGTCTGGACCCTGAGGGGAACATCGTGTTCGCCAACCAGTATTTTCTCGACCTCACCGGGTGGGGTTTCGAGGAGATATCCGGAAGGAGCTGGTTCGACCTGTTCCTGACCGATGACGACCGGGAAGGCGTGCGCGAGGTGTTCCTGGCGACCATGCGGCGCAATGATGTCGGCCCCCATTCCAGGCACCAGAACAAGATAGTCACCAGGGACGGCAACGTCCGGGACGTGTCCTGGTTCAACGTGCTGACCTTGAACGAGGAAGGGCATGCGCTCAACGTCACCAGCCTGGGCATCGACCTGACCGCACAGGAAGAGGCCGAGGCCGCCCTGCACACGAGCGAGGAGCGGTTGAGCCTGGCGCTGGAAGCCGCAAGGGACGCCGTGTGGGAATGGAATCCCGTGACCCATGAGGTCTTTTTCAGCCCCCAGTGGTTCATCATGCTCGGCTACGAACCCGACGAGAAACCGCCCGGATATGAGACCTGGCGGGAGTTGGTCCACAAGGGTGACATAGAGGAGACGGAGTCTCTGCTTCGGGAAGCTCTGGAGAAGAGAGGCTCCTTCAAGTACGAATTTCGCATGCTGACCAAGGCGGGGGAGTGGCGGTGGATCCTGGCCAGGGCCAAAGTCGTTTCTTCCGACAGCGACGGCACGGTCAGGATGGTCGGGACGCATACGGATATCCACGAGCGCAAGCTGGCGGAACTGGGACTCAAGGAGGCCAAGGACGCCGCCGAGGCGGCTATCAGCGCCCTGCGCCTGAACATGGCCCACCTGCGCACCCTGGTGGAGACCATCCCCGATCTCGTCTGGCTCAAGGACGTGAACGGGGTGTTCCTCTCCTGCAATCAACGGTTCGAAAGACTGTACGGCGCACCCGAAGCGGAAATCGTCGGCAAGACGGATTATGATTTCGTGGACAGGGAACTGGCGGATTCTTTCAGGCGGCACGACAGGGCCGCCATGGCCGCAGGGAAGCCTACGGTCAACGAAGAGACGGTGAAGTACAAGGACGACGGGCATATAGAGGAACTTGAGACGATCAAGACGCCCATGCTCGATGATCGGGGAGCGCTGATCGGCGTTCTGGGCGTGGCCCGTGACATCACCAGGAGAAACCGCATCGCGGACCAGTTGAAAGAGAGCGAGCTTCGGTTCAAGGCCCTGCACAACGCGTCCTTCGGCGGCATAGCCATTCATGACAAGGGCCTCATCCTGGACTGCAACCAGGGGCTGGCCGACATTTCCGGGTTCAGCATGGAAGAGCTGATCGGCATGGACGGGTTGCAGCTCATTGGCGAGTCCGCCCGGGAAAAGGTCATGGGGAATATCCTCGCCGGGTATGAAAAGCCCTACGAGGCCGTCGGCGTTCGGAAAAACGGCGAAGAGTACCCGCTCCGGCTGGAAGGCAGGAATATCCCGTACAAGGGGAGGATGGTCAGAACCGTCGAGTTCCGGGATATCTCCCAGCGCAAGAAGGCTGAAAAGGAACTGCGGGACAGCGAGCTCCGGCATCGGGTCATTTTCGAAAATTCGCCCTTGGGGATGGTCCGTTTCAGCGTGGATGGTCGAATCCTGGATTGCAACAGCCTTTTCGTCGAGCTGATGGGGTCCACCCGCGAGGAGCTGATCGGGTTCCACACCCTGAAGAGGAGCAACCGGAAGATGCGGGAGGCCCTCGGCAAGGCGCTGCACGGGGAGCCGTCGTCCTATGAGGATTATTATACCTCGGTGTCGGGAAACAAGGAGACCTATCTGCACGTCCAGTTCAATCCGGTGAACCTCGGTCGGCCGCCCACCGAGGTCATCGCCACGCTGGAGGATTTCAGCGAGCGCAAGGAAACCAGGGACGGATTGCAGCGCGCCAAGGAGGAGGCCGAGGCCTTCAGCCGCTCCAAGACGGAGTTCCTGACCAACATGAGCCATGAGATACGGACGCCCTTGAACGGCATCCTGGGCATGCTCCAGCTGCTGCAGAATTCCGACCTGGACATGGAGCAGGCGGGATACGTGGTGGATGCAATTCAATCATCCAAGAGGCTGACGCGGCTGTTGACGGACATCCTGGATCTTTCCAGGGTCGAGGCGGGCAAGCTCATGGTCCAGGACATCCCCTTCAACCTGAAGGAGTCCTGCCGCCAGGTCTGCGACCTGTACCGCCTGACTGCCGACCAGAGCGGCGTTGCGTTGCGTTGCGAAATCGATCCCGCCATCCCCGACTTCCTGGCCGGGGATCCCCTCCGGGTGCAGCAGGTGATGACGAACCTGATCGGCAATGCGTTCAAGTTCACGCCCGAAGGGCACATCGCCCTTTCCGCCTCGGTTCTGCCTTCAAGCACTCCGGAAGTGTACCGAATCCTGTTTACGGTATCCGACACGGGAAAGGGCATCCCCGACGACAAGCTGGGCACGCTCTTCGACACCTTCACCCAGGTGGTCGGCGAGGGATACACGCGGCAGCATCAGGGTGCCGGACTGGGGCTGGCCATCTGCAAGCAGCTCATTCAGCTGATGGGCGGGGGCATCTCCGTTGAAAGCGAGGTGGGCCGGGGCACGGCTGTTTACGTGGTCCTGCCTTTCGTGATCAGCAAGGCGCCCGAGCAGCCCCGCCCCGCCGTCGCCGCGAACCGCGTCTGCTGCGCCTGCGGGAAGTTCAGGGTGCTCCTGGCCGAGGACGAGCGGGTGAACAGCCTGGTCACCCGGCGTCTCCTGGAAAAGGCCGGGCACGACGTCTGCGTGGTCGAGAATGGCGAGCAAGCGATCGCGGCCGTGCGCGAAGGCTGTTTCGACGTCATATTGATGGATATCCAGATGCCGGTCATGGACGGCGTGACGGCCACCAAAGCGATCCGGTCCGGCGCGGCCGGGGAAGCCGCCAAGGACATCCCCATTGCGGCGGTCACCGCTTTCGCCATGGTCGGGGACAGGGAGAAATTCCTCGAGGCGGGCATGGACGGCTATGTGGTCAAGCCCATCGAACTGGAAAAGCTCCAGCAGTTCCTCGACTCCATCCGGCGGTAG
- a CDS encoding sensor histidine kinase encodes MNLSRARRIVRLGQYACPASCVAIAAIAWERSAAGNAATVGVALGLAAAVWMLLRISTRRLDEASREQADIGKQLIQSQKTLALGEISTGIAHEINNPLNIIMQEAELIRVTLVSPPSPEAMQEIQSSLDVIFAQVNRCSDITHKLLDFARSRRTVAQFADINRLMEDMLTLVERDTVPKNIRVVRLFDEHMPMVMTDPPLLRQVYLNILINAVQAVKKDGLIFVTTYSTNDRACAEIRDTGPGIPPEDWARVFNPFYTTKQPGEGTGLGLSVSLRIVNELGGCITVDSPPDRQGARFTVCIPRNPGGTHDDQDTHSRRG; translated from the coding sequence ATGAACCTGTCGCGAGCCCGGCGCATCGTCCGGCTGGGGCAGTACGCCTGCCCCGCGTCCTGCGTGGCCATCGCGGCCATTGCCTGGGAACGCTCCGCGGCAGGCAACGCGGCCACCGTGGGCGTGGCTCTCGGGTTGGCCGCGGCCGTGTGGATGCTGCTCCGGATCTCGACCCGCCGCCTGGACGAGGCCAGCCGGGAGCAGGCGGACATCGGCAAGCAGCTGATCCAGTCCCAGAAGACCCTGGCCCTGGGCGAAATATCCACGGGCATCGCCCACGAGATCAACAACCCCCTGAACATCATCATGCAGGAAGCGGAACTGATCCGGGTCACCCTCGTCTCTCCCCCGTCGCCCGAGGCCATGCAGGAGATCCAGTCCAGCCTGGACGTCATCTTCGCCCAGGTGAACCGCTGCTCGGACATCACCCACAAGCTCCTGGACTTCGCCCGCAGCCGGAGGACGGTGGCCCAGTTCGCCGACATCAACCGCCTCATGGAGGACATGCTGACCCTGGTGGAGCGCGACACCGTGCCCAAGAACATCCGGGTGGTCCGCCTCTTCGACGAACACATGCCCATGGTCATGACCGACCCCCCGCTCCTGCGCCAGGTCTATCTCAACATCCTGATCAACGCGGTCCAGGCGGTGAAGAAGGACGGCCTGATCTTCGTCACCACATACTCCACCAATGACCGGGCGTGCGCCGAAATCCGGGACACCGGGCCCGGCATCCCGCCCGAGGACTGGGCGCGGGTGTTCAACCCCTTCTACACCACCAAGCAGCCCGGCGAAGGCACGGGACTCGGCCTGTCAGTGAGCCTGCGCATCGTCAACGAACTCGGCGGCTGCATCACAGTGGACTCCCCTCCCGACAGGCAGGGGGCACGGTTCACGGTCTGCATCCCCAGAAACCCCGGAGGTACGCATGACGACCAAGATACGCATTCTCGTCGTGGATGA
- the nhaB gene encoding sodium/proton antiporter NhaB produces MYTPFPTAFARNFLGNAPRWYKGAILAFLLLNPILVRTAGPFVTGWVLIAEFIFTLAMALKCYPLPAGGLLAVQAVVLGLTGADSVYKEALANFEVILLLIFMVAGIYFMKDLLQYTFTRILVSIRSKMIISQLFCLAGAVLSAFLDALTVTAVIIAVAYGFYNVYHRYVSGKDRVCDHDLCDDDQCREAVREELFQFRRFLRNLMMHGAVGTALGGVCTLVGEPQNLLIGAEMGWHFSTFFIKVAPISMPVLAVGLLTCALVERFSLSGYGAKLPENIRAHMLETAMEREAEMTRSDRARLIMQAVCALWLVIGLAFHLAAVGIIGLSVIVILTAVNGVTEEHQLGRAFEEALPFTALLVVFFAIVAVIHDQHLFKPVIDFVLHMQGNSQMAAYYVATGLLSMISDNVFVATVYITETKMHFTQMLQGVPGITMSGQALMDMLTDPHLARADVLAGLPAEAAGRAGEIIANFDKLAVAINTGTNIPSVATPNGQAAFLFLLTSALAPVIRLSYGRMVMLALPYTITMSLTGFVAAWHMQDIVRFFCGG; encoded by the coding sequence TTGTATACCCCATTCCCCACCGCCTTTGCCCGCAACTTCCTCGGCAACGCGCCCCGCTGGTACAAAGGCGCCATACTCGCGTTCCTGCTGCTCAACCCCATCCTGGTCCGCACGGCCGGGCCCTTTGTCACGGGCTGGGTGCTCATAGCCGAATTCATCTTCACCCTGGCCATGGCCCTCAAGTGCTATCCCCTGCCCGCGGGCGGGCTGCTGGCCGTCCAGGCCGTGGTCCTCGGCCTGACCGGGGCGGACAGCGTCTACAAGGAGGCGCTGGCCAACTTCGAGGTCATACTGCTCCTGATCTTCATGGTGGCGGGCATCTATTTCATGAAGGACCTGCTCCAGTACACCTTCACCCGGATCCTGGTCTCCATCCGCTCCAAGATGATCATCTCCCAGCTCTTCTGCCTGGCCGGGGCGGTCCTGTCCGCCTTCCTCGACGCCCTGACCGTCACGGCGGTGATCATCGCCGTGGCCTACGGGTTCTACAACGTCTACCACCGGTACGTGTCGGGCAAGGACCGGGTCTGCGACCACGACCTGTGCGACGACGACCAGTGCAGGGAAGCCGTCAGGGAGGAGCTGTTCCAGTTCCGGCGATTCCTGCGCAACTTGATGATGCACGGGGCCGTGGGCACGGCATTGGGCGGGGTCTGCACCCTGGTGGGCGAACCGCAGAACCTGCTCATAGGGGCCGAGATGGGCTGGCACTTCTCCACCTTCTTCATCAAGGTGGCGCCCATCTCCATGCCCGTCCTCGCGGTCGGCCTGCTCACCTGTGCGCTGGTGGAGCGGTTCTCGCTGTCCGGGTACGGGGCGAAGCTGCCGGAGAACATCCGCGCGCACATGCTGGAAACGGCTATGGAACGGGAGGCGGAAATGACCCGGTCCGACCGGGCCAGGCTGATCATGCAGGCGGTCTGCGCCCTCTGGCTGGTCATCGGCCTGGCCTTCCACCTGGCCGCCGTGGGCATCATCGGCCTGTCGGTCATCGTCATCCTGACGGCGGTCAACGGCGTGACCGAGGAACACCAGCTGGGCCGGGCCTTCGAGGAGGCGCTCCCCTTCACCGCGCTGCTGGTGGTCTTCTTCGCCATCGTGGCCGTCATTCACGACCAGCACCTGTTCAAGCCGGTCATCGACTTCGTGCTGCACATGCAGGGCAATTCGCAAATGGCCGCCTATTACGTGGCCACCGGGCTGCTCTCCATGATCTCGGACAACGTGTTCGTGGCCACGGTCTACATCACCGAGACCAAGATGCACTTCACCCAGATGCTCCAGGGCGTGCCGGGCATCACCATGTCCGGGCAGGCGCTCATGGACATGCTGACCGATCCCCACCTGGCCCGGGCGGACGTGCTCGCCGGTCTGCCCGCCGAGGCGGCAGGCAGGGCCGGGGAGATCATCGCCAACTTCGACAAGCTTGCCGTGGCCATCAACACCGGGACCAACATCCCGAGCGTGGCCACCCCCAACGGCCAGGCCGCGTTCCTCTTCCTGCTCACCTCGGCCCTGGCCCCGGTCATCCGGCTCTCATACGGGCGCATGGTCATGCTGGCCCTGCCCTACACCATAACCATGTCCCTGACCGGATTTGTCGCAGCCTGGCACATGCAGGACATCGTCCGGTTCTTCTGCGGAGGATGA
- a CDS encoding sensor histidine kinase, which yields MTAPSYVRLKWNLVLTTLGLSLVPLFALGYVIHSEFKQAYEEKLTGNLVLTVANKRDAIDMFLNERVTQLQMLADMHTFEQMKDQHHLNTMFKAIHERSRSFVDIGVVGHNGRHEAYCGPFDLKEVNYKDEPWFHQVMLKGLYISDVFMGFRNFPHFIIAVKRQEAGRTWILRATIDSDVFTSLVRNVRTGRLGDAYLVNAANELQTPSRFGGKVLSKAALPADAGGQGIEIRRWASRGTKFVAGTTVLAHTGWRLVIMENPDEELSPLLRSRTLVYILLAACGLMIFVGAYATVNSMVNKLRLSDRERAAMDAAVLQSSKMASLGKLAAGVAHEVNNPLSIIRESAGWIRDIINDGELGEGPAVDDLQEALGDIDRHVERARTVTHRMLGFARRMEPLHEDVDLNMLANQTTSFLENETRHRDINVACELDQELPLITTDSNQLQQVILNLLENAIDAVGENGSITLSTRREGDRVVMDISDTGAGIAKELLPKVFDPFFTTKDAGEGTGLGLSIVYSTLNKLGGTIDVRSEPGRGTTFTISLPLNCPYFPGCKEE from the coding sequence ATGACCGCCCCATCCTACGTCCGGCTCAAGTGGAACCTAGTCCTGACCACCCTCGGCCTGTCCCTGGTCCCCCTGTTCGCCCTGGGCTACGTCATCCATTCCGAGTTCAAGCAGGCCTACGAGGAAAAGCTGACCGGCAACCTGGTGCTCACGGTGGCCAACAAGCGCGACGCCATCGACATGTTCCTCAACGAGCGGGTCACCCAGCTCCAGATGCTGGCCGACATGCACACCTTCGAACAGATGAAGGACCAGCACCACCTGAACACGATGTTCAAGGCCATCCACGAGCGGTCCCGTTCCTTCGTGGACATCGGGGTCGTCGGCCACAACGGCCGCCACGAGGCGTACTGCGGCCCCTTCGACCTGAAGGAGGTCAACTACAAGGACGAGCCGTGGTTCCACCAGGTCATGCTCAAGGGGCTGTACATCAGCGACGTGTTCATGGGCTTCCGCAATTTCCCCCACTTCATCATCGCCGTGAAACGGCAGGAGGCGGGCAGGACCTGGATTCTGCGGGCCACCATTGACTCCGACGTGTTCACCTCCCTGGTGCGCAACGTCCGCACCGGGCGGCTGGGCGACGCCTACCTGGTCAACGCGGCCAACGAGCTGCAGACGCCCTCCCGGTTCGGCGGCAAGGTGCTGTCCAAGGCGGCCCTGCCCGCCGACGCGGGCGGCCAGGGCATCGAGATCCGGCGGTGGGCGAGCAGGGGCACGAAGTTCGTGGCCGGGACCACGGTCCTGGCCCACACGGGCTGGCGGCTCGTGATCATGGAGAACCCGGACGAGGAGCTCTCGCCCCTGCTCCGCTCCCGGACCCTGGTCTACATCCTGCTCGCAGCCTGCGGCCTGATGATCTTCGTGGGCGCCTACGCCACGGTCAATTCCATGGTCAACAAGCTCAGGCTCTCGGACCGGGAGCGGGCGGCCATGGACGCCGCCGTGCTCCAGTCGAGCAAGATGGCCTCGCTGGGCAAGCTGGCCGCCGGGGTGGCCCACGAGGTCAACAACCCCCTGTCCATCATCCGCGAGAGCGCGGGCTGGATACGGGACATCATCAACGACGGAGAGCTGGGGGAAGGACCTGCCGTGGACGACCTCCAGGAGGCCCTGGGCGACATCGACCGCCACGTGGAACGGGCGCGCACGGTCACCCACCGCATGCTCGGCTTCGCCCGCCGCATGGAACCCCTACACGAGGACGTGGACCTGAACATGCTGGCCAACCAGACCACCTCGTTCCTGGAAAACGAGACCCGGCACAGGGACATCAACGTCGCCTGCGAGCTCGACCAGGAGCTGCCGCTGATCACCACCGATTCCAACCAGTTGCAGCAGGTCATCCTCAACCTGCTGGAAAACGCCATCGACGCCGTGGGCGAAAACGGCTCCATCACCCTGTCCACCCGCCGGGAGGGCGACCGGGTGGTCATGGACATATCCGATACGGGCGCGGGCATCGCCAAGGAACTGCTGCCCAAGGTGTTCGACCCGTTCTTCACCACCAAGGATGCCGGGGAAGGGACCGGCCTGGGCCTGTCCATAGTCTACTCCACCCTCAACAAGCTCGGCGGCACCATCGACGTGCGCAGCGAGCCGGGCCGGGGCACCACCTTCACCATCAGCCTGCCGCTGAACTGCCCCTATTTCCCCGGCTGCAAGGAGGAATGA
- a CDS encoding response regulator: protein MTTKIRILVVDDEDRFRESIARLLAAEGHSVSTARDGMEALNALAGNSFDVVLLDMKMPGLSGAETFNEIRLQGFDVETVCLTGHAAIDEATRLLRKGVFDYLLKPASVEEILQTVKRAMERKLLRHGKIDMAQLIDGSAVD from the coding sequence ATGACGACCAAGATACGCATTCTCGTCGTGGATGACGAAGACCGGTTCCGCGAGTCCATCGCCCGCCTGCTGGCGGCAGAAGGGCACTCGGTGTCCACGGCCCGCGACGGGATGGAAGCCCTGAACGCGCTGGCCGGCAACAGCTTCGACGTGGTCCTGCTGGACATGAAGATGCCGGGGCTGTCCGGAGCCGAGACGTTCAACGAAATCCGGTTGCAGGGCTTTGACGTGGAAACCGTCTGCCTGACCGGGCACGCCGCCATCGACGAGGCGACCCGCCTCCTCCGGAAGGGGGTCTTCGACTACCTGCTCAAACCCGCCTCGGTGGAGGAAATCCTCCAGACCGTAAAGCGGGCCATGGAAAGAAAACTGCTGCGCCACGGCAAGATCGACATGGCACAGCTCATCGACGGGTCCGCCGTGGACTGA